The Vibrio astriarenae genome contains a region encoding:
- the yciA gene encoding acyl-CoA thioester hydrolase YciA, with protein MSTTLPEPTGSLLLRTLAMPADTNANGDIFGGWIMSQLDLAGGILAKEISSGRIATVSVSSIEFKKPVKVGDVVCCYGECTRIGRTSMSIHLEVWVKPVKEDGVKDRFMVCKATFNYVAIDSQGRPRPIKPE; from the coding sequence ATGAGCACCACTCTCCCTGAGCCAACCGGCAGCTTATTATTACGTACACTTGCGATGCCAGCTGATACCAATGCTAACGGTGACATTTTTGGTGGCTGGATCATGTCACAACTCGATTTGGCCGGAGGTATTCTTGCCAAAGAGATCTCAAGTGGTCGCATCGCAACGGTATCTGTTTCAAGTATCGAATTTAAAAAACCTGTTAAAGTGGGTGATGTTGTATGCTGTTACGGTGAGTGCACTCGAATTGGCCGTACATCAATGTCAATTCATTTAGAGGTGTGGGTGAAGCCAGTAAAAGAGGACGGGGTGAAAGATCGCTTTATGGTATGTAAAGCCACATTCAACTACGTCGCTATTGACAGTCAAGGCCGTCCTCGCCCAATCAAACCTGAATAA
- a CDS encoding cryptochrome/deoxyribodipyrimidine photo-lyase family protein: MQKINIVWFKRDLRLEDHEPLNAAVSSRYPTLLLYLFEPILLDNPHYSTLHWRFIYQSLEDLNKRLHALDTSVCMMQGETIDCFEYLNSEFDIQVVYSHQEIGLKCTHERDVQLSDWLSSKDIKWNESPSGAVVRGAKTRHQWDRHWKEVMRKPIPKLTATSCDFVTPPPIPKSYLAIIPTKWTLKKSGVQTGGATLAQITLEDFFQRRGKRYYCSISNPSDSRTACSRLSPYLAWGNLSLRQVYQTLLDHWQQPGFRRSLMALSSRLHWHCHFIQKFESEAEMEFRCLNKAYESLLEKHCENNVTLLMAWKNGQTGIPLVDACMRCLIHTGYINFRMRAMLVSVLTHHMNIDWRLGAPYLASLFLDFEPGIHYPQFQMQAGVTGINTLRIYNPTKQAKEHDSEGEFVRKWIPELTHIPTPLIFEPSQLTEMEIEMYQLEKDSVYLNPVINLDECARKARERLWSWRGRTDVKQEAKRILQVHVRPH; this comes from the coding sequence ATGCAAAAAATCAATATCGTTTGGTTCAAAAGAGATTTGCGACTAGAGGATCATGAACCTCTCAATGCCGCCGTAAGCAGCCGTTACCCCACCCTATTGCTGTACCTGTTCGAACCTATACTTTTAGACAACCCTCACTACTCGACTTTGCATTGGCGCTTCATCTATCAATCCCTTGAAGACCTCAACAAGAGACTTCATGCGTTGGATACGTCTGTCTGCATGATGCAAGGTGAAACAATTGACTGCTTTGAATATCTTAATAGTGAGTTTGACATCCAAGTCGTCTATTCGCATCAAGAAATTGGCTTAAAGTGTACTCATGAGCGAGATGTTCAACTCAGCGATTGGCTTTCATCCAAAGATATTAAATGGAATGAAAGTCCTAGCGGTGCCGTCGTTCGCGGAGCAAAAACACGTCATCAATGGGATAGACACTGGAAGGAGGTCATGCGAAAGCCGATACCCAAACTCACGGCTACCTCATGCGACTTTGTTACTCCGCCCCCAATACCAAAATCCTATCTGGCGATAATCCCGACAAAGTGGACGCTCAAAAAAAGCGGCGTGCAGACCGGTGGTGCTACTCTCGCACAAATAACGCTTGAGGACTTCTTTCAGCGCCGTGGAAAACGCTATTACTGCTCGATATCCAACCCAAGCGACTCGCGTACTGCATGCTCTCGACTCTCTCCCTATCTCGCTTGGGGCAACCTTTCGCTAAGACAAGTCTATCAGACACTTTTGGATCATTGGCAGCAACCAGGGTTTAGGAGAAGCCTCATGGCACTCTCATCCCGCTTGCATTGGCATTGTCACTTTATTCAGAAGTTCGAATCTGAGGCTGAGATGGAGTTTCGTTGTCTTAACAAGGCCTACGAATCACTGCTAGAAAAACACTGTGAAAATAACGTAACTCTGTTAATGGCATGGAAAAACGGTCAAACCGGAATCCCGCTTGTTGACGCGTGCATGCGTTGCTTAATACACACCGGGTATATCAATTTTAGAATGCGGGCTATGCTGGTTAGCGTTCTTACCCATCATATGAACATCGACTGGCGGCTAGGTGCTCCTTACTTGGCTTCACTGTTTTTGGATTTTGAACCCGGCATCCACTACCCTCAATTCCAAATGCAAGCGGGAGTAACGGGTATCAACACCCTTCGTATTTACAATCCAACCAAACAAGCCAAAGAACATGATTCGGAGGGCGAATTTGTTAGGAAATGGATTCCTGAACTGACTCACATCCCCACTCCGTTGATATTTGAGCCCAGTCAACTGACCGAAATGGAAATCGAAATGTACCAGCTTGAAAAAGACAGTGTTTACTTGAACCCTGTGATCAATCTCGATGAATGTGCTCGAAAAGCAAGAGAAAGACTGTGGTCTTGGCGAGGAAGAACTGACGTTAAACAAGAGGCCAAAAGGATACTTCAAGTTCATGTGCGCCCTCATTAG
- a CDS encoding YciI family protein: MWYVIFAQDVENSLEKRMSVRADHLARLTALQEQGRLLTAGPMPAIDSENPEGAGFTGSTVIAEFDSLEDAKAWADADPYIAAGVYANVIVKPFKKVF, from the coding sequence ATGTGGTATGTCATTTTTGCTCAAGATGTCGAGAACTCTTTAGAAAAGCGCATGAGCGTTCGTGCGGATCATCTTGCACGTTTAACCGCATTGCAAGAACAGGGACGCTTGCTGACGGCTGGGCCGATGCCCGCAATTGATAGTGAAAACCCTGAAGGTGCTGGGTTTACTGGCTCAACTGTGATAGCCGAATTTGATTCGCTAGAAGATGCAAAAGCTTGGGCTGATGCAGACCCTTATATAGCCGCTGGTGTGTACGCAAACGTTATTGTTAAACCATTCAAAAAAGTCTTCTAA
- a CDS encoding VC2662 family protein: MKKQLTTLAVSALFASTAAVASTPVMFSSLDNFNAPDENAVGGVRLAVLHGQVDQLKGVDFAVLGMSETNTTTGVNFGLFFGANKVNESMKGVSLGLFNWNTGEATGVNFGTVNMTNDVKGLNASFVNYSTGNTLVDFGTVNLSETSTVQLGLFNNTTNIKGVQIGLINCAANGFFPCFPIVNFAK; this comes from the coding sequence ATGAAAAAGCAACTAACAACGTTAGCAGTGTCTGCTCTATTTGCATCAACAGCAGCAGTAGCATCTACCCCTGTGATGTTCTCTTCTCTAGACAACTTCAACGCGCCAGATGAAAACGCAGTTGGCGGTGTTCGTCTAGCAGTCCTTCACGGTCAAGTTGATCAACTTAAAGGTGTCGACTTCGCAGTACTAGGTATGTCAGAGACAAACACAACAACAGGCGTTAACTTTGGTCTGTTCTTTGGTGCAAACAAAGTCAACGAGAGCATGAAAGGTGTCTCTCTAGGCCTATTCAACTGGAACACAGGTGAAGCAACAGGCGTTAACTTTGGTACCGTTAACATGACAAACGACGTTAAAGGTCTAAACGCGAGTTTTGTAAACTACTCTACAGGTAACACACTGGTTGATTTCGGTACCGTTAACCTATCAGAAACTTCAACCGTTCAGCTTGGTCTGTTTAACAATACAACGAACATCAAAGGCGTTCAGATTGGCCTAATCAACTGTGCTGCAAATGGTTTCTTCCCTTGTTTCCCTATCGTTAACTTCGCGAAGTAA
- a CDS encoding dicarboxylate/amino acid:cation symporter: MLNKDGLLGNLGVQVVIAMVVGTLVGAMMGEGAVVFAPLGAIFINLIKMLVIPLVAVALISGAAGLGNSSNAGKVGMVTLGYFGLTSALAVALALVMGAIFQPGIGVDTSGVEGMFSAEYASKGELPTFWATITGMIPENVFQSLNEANILQILVFCLFFGIALSKQSKERRDPIVNGVNTIVDSMVWMINKVMIIAPIGVFGLMAEAVGTFGFSALMVVFKLFLVYVAAIAIFGFVVYPLMIQVFTKTSAKKFLSVMKKPQAVALSTSSSMATLPVTMNTVENELNVKNSTASFVLPLGATINMSGNAIYYGLVAIFFAQLFNIDLSMGAYIAIILTSTLGAVGQAGVPGPSFLVVAVLLAAGIPIEGLPLLFALDRIFDMIRTALNITGDAACAVIVDSLVEEEDFEKQAEMQKQEA, translated from the coding sequence ATGTTAAATAAAGATGGACTACTTGGAAATCTCGGCGTTCAAGTCGTGATTGCCATGGTTGTTGGTACATTGGTCGGTGCAATGATGGGTGAAGGCGCAGTTGTCTTTGCTCCACTCGGTGCAATTTTCATTAACCTCATCAAAATGCTCGTAATCCCATTGGTTGCGGTTGCGCTAATCTCTGGTGCAGCGGGTTTGGGTAACAGCTCAAACGCGGGTAAAGTGGGCATGGTAACGCTGGGTTACTTTGGCCTAACGTCTGCACTTGCAGTAGCACTTGCACTTGTGATGGGCGCAATCTTCCAGCCAGGCATCGGTGTTGATACCTCAGGCGTTGAAGGTATGTTCTCAGCAGAATATGCATCGAAAGGCGAGCTACCGACTTTCTGGGCAACGATCACTGGCATGATCCCAGAGAACGTATTCCAATCTCTTAACGAAGCCAACATTCTTCAGATCCTAGTATTCTGCCTCTTCTTTGGTATCGCACTTTCTAAGCAGTCTAAAGAGCGCCGTGACCCAATCGTTAACGGTGTTAATACGATCGTTGATTCAATGGTTTGGATGATCAACAAAGTCATGATCATCGCGCCAATCGGTGTATTTGGTCTGATGGCTGAAGCGGTGGGTACATTTGGCTTTAGCGCGCTAATGGTCGTATTCAAACTATTCCTTGTTTACGTAGCGGCCATCGCAATCTTTGGTTTTGTTGTTTACCCTCTGATGATTCAAGTCTTCACTAAGACTTCTGCGAAGAAGTTCCTATCTGTGATGAAGAAGCCACAAGCCGTTGCTCTATCAACGTCATCATCAATGGCGACGCTACCTGTAACAATGAACACAGTAGAAAACGAGCTGAATGTGAAGAACTCTACTGCGTCTTTTGTTCTGCCACTTGGCGCAACGATCAACATGTCTGGTAACGCGATTTACTACGGTTTGGTAGCGATTTTCTTCGCTCAGCTGTTCAATATCGACCTATCTATGGGCGCTTACATTGCAATCATCCTAACATCTACTTTAGGCGCGGTTGGTCAAGCGGGCGTTCCTGGTCCATCTTTCCTAGTTGTAGCGGTTCTACTTGCAGCGGGTATTCCAATCGAAGGTCTACCACTACTGTTCGCTCTTGACCGTATCTTCGACATGATTCGTACTGCACTGAATATCACAGGTGATGCTGCGTGTGCCGTAATTGTTGACTCTCTCGTTGAAGAAGAAGACTTTGAGAAACAAGCTGAGATGCAAAAACAAGAAGCTTAA
- a CDS encoding NUDIX domain-containing protein: MTDIETLSTEVVYQNKWMTVREDKIRRSSGAEGIYGVVDKPDCAVIIAVGDGQIHLVEQYRYTVAKRCWELPQGAWESNPDADHLELAKGELQEETGLIASKMVYLGNQFIAYGFLNQTCHIYLATDLEFVGTKLDSEEEDLVSCAFPISTFEKMLVDGTIKDNVTCAAYGLAKLKVPELLQG, translated from the coding sequence ATGACGGACATTGAAACACTGAGCACAGAAGTTGTGTATCAGAACAAGTGGATGACAGTGAGAGAAGACAAAATACGTCGCTCAAGCGGTGCAGAGGGGATATATGGTGTCGTCGATAAACCTGATTGTGCAGTGATTATCGCAGTGGGTGACGGTCAGATTCATTTGGTCGAGCAGTATCGTTATACCGTTGCAAAGCGTTGTTGGGAGCTACCGCAAGGAGCGTGGGAGTCAAACCCAGATGCGGATCATTTAGAACTTGCCAAAGGTGAGCTACAAGAAGAAACTGGATTGATCGCGAGTAAAATGGTGTATCTAGGCAATCAGTTTATCGCATACGGCTTTCTAAATCAGACTTGTCATATTTATTTGGCCACAGATCTTGAGTTTGTTGGAACCAAGCTCGATTCGGAAGAAGAAGACCTTGTTAGTTGCGCATTTCCAATTTCAACATTTGAGAAGATGCTGGTGGATGGAACGATCAAAGACAATGTGACATGCGCGGCGTATGGGTTGGCGAAGCTTAAAGTACCAGAATTATTGCAAGGATAA
- a CDS encoding septation protein A: MKQLIDFIPLIVFFVLYKIYDIYTATGALIIATAIQVIVTYALYKKVEKMQLITFIAVAVFGGMTLFLHDDNFIKWKVTIVYSAFALGLTISHLMGKSAVKAMLGKELTLPDNVWANINWAWVAFFASCAGLNLYIAFNMPLDSWVNFKVFGLLAATVAFTIATGIYLYKHLPQNKHRDQE, encoded by the coding sequence ATGAAACAGCTTATCGACTTTATCCCACTGATCGTCTTTTTTGTACTGTACAAAATATACGATATTTATACGGCGACAGGGGCTCTGATCATCGCAACGGCAATTCAAGTAATTGTGACTTATGCGTTATACAAGAAAGTCGAAAAGATGCAGCTCATCACCTTTATCGCGGTCGCAGTATTTGGTGGTATGACTCTCTTTCTGCATGATGACAACTTCATAAAATGGAAGGTCACGATCGTCTACTCTGCTTTCGCATTAGGGCTCACCATTAGCCACCTTATGGGAAAATCTGCAGTTAAGGCGATGTTAGGAAAGGAGCTAACGCTACCCGATAACGTTTGGGCAAACATCAATTGGGCCTGGGTGGCCTTCTTTGCCAGCTGTGCTGGGCTCAATCTTTATATTGCTTTCAATATGCCGTTAGATAGCTGGGTCAACTTTAAAGTGTTTGGCCTGCTAGCAGCGACTGTTGCCTTTACGATCGCAACAGGCATTTATCTATACAAACACCTCCCACAAAATAAACACAGAGATCAGGAATAA
- a CDS encoding GspS/AspS pilotin family protein, protein MRKAISIALMILLAGCASSDNKQKQLEMLASNRASLLSSELPIEHGPLSIMRASSSGTTIEIMMIYNDEAPGAISTQRLLNATMSHYCSDDSVRKNLEVGLNYRLKIRNSRGQLMVDQMINNTQC, encoded by the coding sequence ATGCGCAAAGCTATCTCTATTGCTCTAATGATTTTACTTGCTGGCTGCGCCTCAAGTGATAACAAGCAAAAACAACTCGAAATGCTCGCTTCTAACCGTGCTAGCCTGTTGAGCTCTGAGTTGCCAATCGAGCATGGGCCCTTATCGATTATGCGAGCTTCATCCTCTGGAACCACCATCGAAATCATGATGATTTACAATGATGAAGCGCCAGGTGCCATCTCTACCCAACGTCTGCTTAACGCAACAATGAGCCACTACTGCAGCGATGACTCTGTGAGAAAAAACCTTGAGGTCGGCCTAAACTATCGTTTGAAGATCCGTAATAGCCGCGGTCAGCTCATGGTGGATCAAATGATTAACAACACGCAGTGTTAA
- a CDS encoding methylated-DNA--[protein]-cysteine S-methyltransferase → MNSYTIFPSPLGLITVQANELGLTGVWFETNTTLPDELGIKNDSNPLLLQAKQQIGEFFAKERQVFELPLSATGTEFQQSVWEALCAIPYGQTWSYQEIANHIGKPKAVRAVGAANGKNPLSIIVPCHRVIGASGQLTGYAGGIERKKTLLQLEGAL, encoded by the coding sequence ATGAACTCATATACCATTTTTCCAAGCCCGCTTGGCCTAATCACCGTCCAAGCCAATGAGTTGGGTTTGACCGGTGTTTGGTTTGAAACCAACACCACATTGCCTGATGAATTAGGCATCAAAAACGACTCGAACCCGTTGTTACTCCAAGCGAAACAGCAGATCGGCGAGTTTTTCGCAAAAGAGCGTCAAGTGTTTGAACTGCCTCTTTCAGCGACAGGCACCGAGTTTCAACAAAGCGTTTGGGAAGCTCTGTGTGCAATACCTTACGGTCAAACATGGAGCTACCAAGAAATCGCAAACCATATTGGCAAACCAAAAGCGGTGCGAGCCGTTGGAGCAGCAAACGGCAAAAATCCGCTCTCTATTATTGTCCCCTGTCACCGCGTGATTGGCGCAAGCGGTCAATTAACGGGATACGCAGGCGGCATCGAGCGAAAGAAAACCCTACTTCAGCTTGAAGGTGCACTATAA